Proteins found in one Amycolatopsis umgeniensis genomic segment:
- a CDS encoding TIGR03557 family F420-dependent LLM class oxidoreductase, with translation MTEVQIGLAAALEQFSPRESIRLAALAEQHGFSGQMAADHFQPWVPQQGEASFVWSVLASLAENTTGDLGPGVTCPSFRLHPSMVAQAAATLEATYPGRTWLGIGSGEALNEHIIGGYWPEAPERVRRMFEALEVIRKLFTGKDVKHSGEFFKLHTTRLWTLPDEPPPIYIASAGPYTSRKTGELADGLITPGASIEKLAGILDNFGTGARKAGKDPDAMPKLLQVHLSWAEDDETAWANAMDQWPNGGMKFPKADIRSPFDFAQMAKLVRREDFEGRMVVSSDPDVHRAALQKYVDAGFNRIYVHNVGRNQDEFIETFGRDVLPKLTA, from the coding sequence GTGACTGAGGTTCAAATCGGCTTGGCCGCCGCGCTGGAGCAGTTCTCTCCGCGCGAGTCGATCCGGCTGGCCGCGCTGGCCGAACAACACGGATTCTCCGGTCAGATGGCCGCCGACCACTTCCAGCCGTGGGTCCCTCAACAGGGTGAAGCTTCCTTCGTGTGGAGCGTGCTCGCCTCGCTGGCGGAGAACACCACCGGCGACCTGGGGCCGGGCGTGACCTGCCCGTCGTTCCGGCTGCACCCGTCGATGGTCGCGCAGGCCGCGGCGACGCTGGAGGCGACCTACCCGGGCCGGACCTGGCTCGGCATCGGCTCCGGCGAGGCGCTCAACGAGCACATCATCGGCGGCTACTGGCCCGAAGCGCCCGAGCGCGTGCGCCGGATGTTCGAGGCGCTCGAGGTCATCCGGAAGCTGTTCACCGGCAAGGACGTCAAGCACAGCGGTGAGTTCTTCAAACTGCACACCACCCGGCTGTGGACACTGCCGGACGAGCCGCCGCCGATCTACATCGCGTCCGCGGGCCCGTACACGTCGCGCAAGACCGGCGAACTCGCGGACGGGCTGATCACGCCGGGCGCGTCGATCGAGAAGCTGGCGGGGATCCTCGACAACTTCGGGACCGGCGCGCGCAAGGCGGGCAAGGACCCGGACGCGATGCCGAAGCTGCTGCAGGTGCACCTGTCGTGGGCCGAGGACGACGAGACGGCGTGGGCCAACGCGATGGACCAGTGGCCCAACGGCGGCATGAAGTTCCCGAAGGCCGACATCCGCTCGCCGTTCGACTTCGCGCAGATGGCGAAACTGGTGCGGCGTGAGGACTTCGAGGGGCGCATGGTCGTCTCGTCCGATCCGGACGTGCACCGCGCGGCGCTGCAGAAGTACGTCGATGCGGGCTTCAACCGGATCTACGTGCACAACGTGGGCCGGAACCAGGACGAGTTCATCGAGACCTTCGGGCGGGACGTGCTGCCGAAGCTCACCGCTTGA
- a CDS encoding LLM class F420-dependent oxidoreductase encodes MEIGIATFITDEGIRPDVLAAAAEERGFSSLHIAEHSHIPVSRESPYPGGGDLPRVYYRTLDPFVALTAAAGATSNLRLGTGVALLQQRDVIHTAKEVASLDLVSRGRFDFGVGVGWNREEMRNHGTDPRTRGALVDEQLAALKEIWTKDEAEFHGKHVDFDPIFAWPKPVQKPHPPIYIGGAGEKAMERIAKYGDGWLPHAHTPPEDLLKARQWLTDQGRTGLKFSAFGATPEVDALRRLESGSVDEATIFLPTEPEAATLERLDQYAKVAESFRKGQQA; translated from the coding sequence ATGGAGATCGGAATCGCCACCTTCATCACCGATGAAGGCATCAGGCCGGACGTCCTCGCCGCCGCCGCGGAAGAACGCGGGTTCAGCTCGCTCCACATCGCGGAGCATTCGCACATCCCGGTCAGCCGGGAGTCGCCGTATCCGGGCGGCGGGGATCTGCCGCGCGTGTACTACCGGACCCTGGACCCGTTCGTCGCGCTGACTGCGGCGGCCGGGGCCACGTCGAACCTCCGGCTGGGCACGGGCGTCGCGCTGCTGCAGCAGCGCGACGTCATCCACACGGCGAAAGAGGTCGCCTCACTGGACCTGGTCTCGCGAGGCCGGTTCGACTTCGGTGTCGGCGTCGGGTGGAACCGGGAGGAAATGCGCAATCACGGCACGGATCCGCGCACCCGGGGCGCGCTCGTCGACGAGCAGCTCGCCGCGTTGAAGGAGATCTGGACCAAGGACGAGGCCGAGTTCCACGGCAAGCACGTCGACTTCGACCCGATCTTCGCTTGGCCCAAGCCGGTGCAGAAGCCGCATCCGCCGATCTACATCGGCGGCGCGGGGGAGAAGGCGATGGAACGGATCGCCAAGTACGGCGACGGCTGGCTGCCCCACGCCCACACCCCGCCGGAGGACCTCCTCAAGGCGCGCCAGTGGCTGACCGACCAGGGCCGGACGGGGCTCAAGTTCTCGGCCTTCGGTGCCACTCCCGAGGTGGACGCGCTGCGCCGGCTGGAGAGCGGCAGCGTCGACGAGGCCACGATCTTCCTGCCGACCGAGCCCGAAGCGGCGACACTGGAGCGACTCGACCAGTACGCGAAGGTCGCCGAGAGCTTTCGAAAGGGGCAGCAGGCGTGA